The genomic window AACAAATGTAACCAGTGTCTGTGTATGAAGATCCAGATGGTCTCCAGTCAGttacttttagaaaaatgaaatgctgCAGAAACTGCTTGCATGAATCTGAATTTAATTGTGTAGAATAGATTTGCAGACACAGAATTGCTGTGCAAAGTAATGCACCGTTAAAGCGTCTCATGTCACAGGATGGCAATGCTGGCGACACTCTTGTCTGTGATTGTGAAGACCCAGCTTGGGCAGAGGATGGTGAAACATTCATTATAAAAGGAGGGGAAACTGAAGGACAGGGTGACAGGTTTCATCAAGAGTAAAAAATATCCAAGTCTGAATTAAGAATACCTATGCATACGCGTTTGAAATAGCATAAAGACTCCCTGGAAAGATTCAAAGAATCCAATAATGTCTCATTCTGGGCTGTGGCCAACGAGAGTGGACCCAAGCAGGGGCGGGGGGAGCCTTTCACACATGACTTTTCATGGTTTCGATCCTGAAACGGGTGAAAATACGTAGGTGAAGAAGTAAGAAAGAGTGGGGCCGGGAGCCCCAGGGAGGGTCACCGGATGGGCTCGCCTGATCTGTTGTGGGCCCCGAGGGTCCTGGGACGGGGAACACGAGCAGAGGCGTGCGGGGCTGCCTCAGTGAGGAGGCACTGGTTCTAGATATCTACCAAACGGTGTTGTCACAGGGGGGATATTATAGGCGATTGCTGATTTCAACCACAGACGACTTTGGGGGAAAGTTCCGCTCCTGGGAGTTTCAGTTTCCACCCCTCCGCGTCCTCTCTGGCTTCTGCGAGCTCCGCCCAGGGCGTCTGCTTCGCGGGAGCTCCGGACCCAGGTCCCGCCCTGTGGAGACCCCGGAGTGGGTGCCCCGCTGCCGGCCGATACCCCCGGGCCTCCTGGTCCACAGTGTCCGGAAAAAAACGGCCTTTCGAAGACCTGGGATGACTCACTGGTCGCGGCAACGGACCCGCGGTTCCCGTGTCAGAAGAATCAAGGAAATGCGGGGCCTGGTGGAAGAGGAGCACGAGGCTCCTGTTTCATCCTCGCCGGGACTTTGTCACCGGCTCAGTGTGTAGACCTCACTGTCCCGCTCGAATCCGTGGGACTCCGACAGTGTGGGCCCTGCGAGGACCCCCATCCTCCTTGCCCTGGGGCTGCTATAGGAGGGCGCCGGGATGCACTAGGTCCTGAGTGTCCAGGGTCCGGAAGGGGCGTCAAGTTGTCGCCTCCTGGATCCCGCCGCTCGCAGTCCAGGGCTCCTGGTTTATAAGCTGGGCTGGGGGTCCGGAGCATGGATGCCGTGGAGCGGAGAAAACCTTGGGATGGTTGGAAATGAAGGATGGGAGGGAGAaccagagaaagggagaagaagaaagcaGGTAGGGCCAGAGAACAAAGGGAAACCTCTGCCAGGAAAATGGGAAGAGGATGACATAGGCATAGCCCCACACTCCACCAactctccctctcctgctctctgCCTTGTAAGGAGCGCAGGCCCCACCCCCTCCAGCCTCACTGTGTTTGGGGTCACCCATTCCATCGGGGTGAGGCGTCCTCTTGTGGGTGCGGTTGGCATTTCCCTGAGGGCTGTGGGCACTGAGGGCCTTTTACTGggctcactgccatttgccttctTCTTCTGATGCCGATGGGCAAGGGGAGGTCCCCAAACGCCGGTGGGACCGCGACCCCAGCTCTTGGTGCCAGGCTCTTGGCAGTGGTTGGGGAAGTGAATTTGAAGACCTGTAGGAAAATAGAGAAAGGATGGAGTTTTATtgtaaaaggaaaagtaaatactCAAGGGAGTGCAGGGGAACTCAAGAGACAGGCAGGGGCAAGGGGGCTTGGGGCTGCCACCTTTCTGGGTTTCTTCAATCAACGGgtggaatattcatgaaaatttcTGGAAGAAGGACAGGGTTTCTCAGAACTCTGGTGCCTCGAATTTTTACACCAAATATGAGTATTCTCAGAACTGCTAGGGAGCTGACTAGTATGTTAGTCAGCATGTAATGAGGTCCTAGGTGAAACCTAGGTCAAATCCAGGGCCATGTTGGGTCCACTCATTCTTAATCAGCTTGGTCCACACGCTGTTTTTCAGCATCTTATCAGCCCAGAACCGCTGCAGATATTTCAACAGATTCCTTTTGCTTGTCACCTGAAACTGCTGCCTagaattttctattcttttgagACCACCGTGTAGTTTACCTGTCTCAcattggagaaatgtctattcaaattccttgtatatatttaaattggcTTACTTCACTTTATAATACTGAGTtgcaagagttctttatatattcagaaTAACAGTACCGTACCAGATATatgattttcaattattttctctcattctggaagtttttttttttcttcaccttcTAAATGGAGTAGTTTTTGAAGCTCAAAAGTTTTACACTTGcatgaaatgaaattaaactacCTTTTATTGTGCTATTTGTGCTACTGGCTACACAGAAGGAGGGGTGGGCAGGAAGCGCcctggagaccctgtctccctcCACAGCAACTCAACCAGAAAACCCATTCTCCATTCATACAGGCAtgttatcacacacacacacacacacacacacacacacacacagagacatgcagGGAcagtctctcacacacactcacaccacacaggcatgtgcgcgcgcgcacacacacacatgcatgcagaaATACAGACACAACCATGCACATACACGggcacacacaaagacacacagaaacacatggGAGAAACTGCGTGTCATCTTGAGAGTTGTCATTGTCAGGCCCATCCTGCCCACGCACCTTTCACCTCAGGGGCTGTCTCCCAGTTCATGAAGGAGTTCTGAAGCCCTCAAGCAAGCAGTCACTGTGTGATCTGAAACACTCAGACAGCTCTTCACTCTGACCTATCTTCCTGGTCCCCCCGGGATGAAGTTGGTTTTCACTGTAGCAGAAGAGAATTCTCCCCGGGGCAGAACTGCTGGGCCACCAGAGAGTACCCCTCTGCTCTTTGCCCTCAAGGCATCTTGATCTGCAGGGCAGAAGGAACTGCCCCAATCCTCAAAAATGAACTCTTTATGGATTCCTCTTTCACCATGATGCCAACgtctcttttgtcttctctgtagCCCTTGGCTGTGGATCCCAAGCTGTGTGCCAAGGAGCTCAGGGCACAAACTCGCTGTGCGCAAACCCGCTGGGcttactgaaatatttgaaagatgAGCAGTGCCATCTGCTGGAAAACACTAGAAAGTACCAGTCCAAGGTATTTTATAGTTTCAACATTAGACTATGCACCATTACAagttacaggtgtgcgccattatgcctggctaatttttgtatttttagtagagacggagtttcaccatgttggtcaggctggtctcaaactcctgagctcgtgatctgcccaccgcggCTTCCcaaagagcattttttcatgtttgctgacCACTTGCaaatcttcttttgaaaagtgtctgttcacattctgtgcttattttttaattgggatTTTGTTCTTGcttgttgagttgtttaagttctgtgtagattctggatattagagctTTGTCAGACACACAGATTGCAGATATTTCTCCCATCCTATAGGCTGTTTACTgtgttgctaattttttttttttttaaactgtggagaagctctttaaTGAGGTCCCAtttatgaatttttgttttttggttgcaaatgcttttggtgtcttcatcacgATATGTTTGTCAGGCCGTATGTCCAAAGTGGCATTTCCTAgcttatcttccagaatttttatagttttaggacTTACATTTAAACCTTTAATTCACGTCGagttattttacatatatggtgaaaggtagaggttcagtttcattcttctgcacatggctagccagttatcccagcaccatttgttgaattaggactctttccccattgtttgtttttgttgattttgttgaagGTTACAAGGTGTGAAGGTTTCTTTCTGagctctattctgtttcactgatttgagtgtctatttttgtaccagtaccattctgttttgatCACCGTAGCCttatattatagtttgaagtcaggcaatgtgatgcctctggctttgttctttttgcttatgattgttttgcctatttgggctctttttaaATTCCAGATAACTTTTAGattagatttttctaatttgtgAAAAGTGACATTGGTATTGATAGAGACAGTGTTgcatctataaattgcttttggaagtatggccattttaactaaGTTGATtctcccatccatgagcatgaaatatttttccatgtatttgtgttgtctctgatttttttcagccATGTTTTGTAGATTCTCTTTTCCCATACAAAATCTGGTAGAATCACTCATTTATTACTCCATATCATGGAGGAAAAATGAAGTAACATTAATCCTCTACTGAGTAATAGAACAAAATTCCAAACTCTGTAGGTTTTTGggaaatataactttttatttaaatatcagtACAGAATAATACATTAAAGGAAAGTACACTAAAGGAAAGtatcattaatataaaattttttgttattaaataattaaacaattctCTTTCAAAACATGGAAGGAATCCCTGGAGGTCCGAAGTCTAACATGATTGTTTTACTGACAATATCATTTGCAAGAAAGAGATCATCATTGAAAGAAGTACTTGATTTTCCaaacaaaagcagaagaaagaaaatgttgacaTATCTTGTTTAGTCAGCCAGAACTTTAAGTGCAAAAATTCCATCAGGTAGCACCAAAAGAAAATTGCATAATATGTTAGGAATAACCACTGGTAAAATTGTTGGCAAAAGGAATCAAGGCAGTGAATGAGCTATTGAGTCCATGGTGTCATCATGATCTGCTGGAGGCCTCTGGACATACACAGTAGGTGGTGGGCAAGTCGCCAGCCAGAAGGACGAGTTTGATTGAGAACCTGCTCACAGGGGCTTTTTGGTGTCATCTTTAACCTTCAAAGGGGACACAAATGTTGGTTTAACAGGCAGAGAACCCGGATCACTTTTCCAGGGTAATCTTTCACTGGTCACTCCATGTCTCAGAGCCCCCTGCACTAAGGGACCTATTTTTCCCTTGTGCCCCAACCCTGGCAACTGCAGCTTGGACCAACCTCTTTCCTCCTTTGTCACATCACAGAGTCAGTCCAGGCCCTGCACCTGACCAGGGCATGGAGTGGAGGGGCCCACAGGTCTGAAGCTGGTAGTGATGGGTCCGCGCCCTCACTCAAGGCCCTCTCTATGATCTGATGAGAGGGCCTAAAACATGGCAAGGAGTGGGGCAGACATCCAAAGACAGGGTTCTATATTCCTGTGCCCTTGGTCTTGTGTGGACCTGCAGGCAAACGTCATTCTTTCCCCTTCTTCTTGAGCCTTTCCTCACACTGGGAGCAGCACCCATAGCTCTGAAGGTATCTGTCCCTGTTCCACCTTATCCATTCCTGGTGCAGCCCAGTGGTGCCCGTGGAACCCCAGCAGCACCTCAGACCCTCCTTCCTCTGAGTGCACTCTGCTCCTGACAGGGCCATCAGTGGGCTCAGGATCTGGGGTGTGCAGGAGGGTGATGGCAGGGGAGCTGCCTCAGGGCCCAGATGCAAACCCCATGGGTTCATGtgactgacttttaaaaaatccttctcTTGAGCATCCTCTactcttcaccttccaccttaATTCCTGGAACCCAAGCCACTTTCTGTAGGAAGGTAGCCCTGCACTCCCACCTTTTCCATTAGGTGTACCAAGGCtctcccagccccctcctcctggGATTACACCCAGGTCTCTCTCTTAGCCTCAGAGATGGAATCCCCCTTCCCTTGTCACACCTCATGTAAAGCTACCATGATGCACCTAACTCAATTAAGAGGACTGCCCATATCTGAATTCCTGCTGCCTGCAGGCCACACACCCTTCCTGAATAGGAATCTGCTCTGAATCATGCCCGAACTTGTTAAACCTCAAGCTCAACAGACTCTGAGCCTTGGTATGGGCCCCTCCATTTCACTCTGGACTCTGAAGGTGAGAATCCATCAGTACTCAGGAATGAGCTGCCCAGGTCATTGCCAACAGGTGACACAAGGTCTCATTCACCTGTCTCATGTCAGGATGAGAAGGTCCCAGCCACAGGGAGGGGTGGGACTCTGGGAATTCTCTTTTCCCGTCCTCCCTCCTCACCCACCTGCTCCTTGCTCCACTTGCAATTCTGCCCACAGTACCTGTCACTCTAAACGACTCTCCTCAGATGCCAGCTAGGATGAAGCAGGGGAGGATGATGAGGAGGCAGCAAAGGATGAGGGTGGTGGCCGTGGCCCTGAGTTGGGTTGTGCCTGAGGACATGGTGAGTGGTgctgaaatggaaaaacaaaagtggCAACCCTTGTCCAGGCCCCAAATCTGAGGAGACACCTCCTCAGTTCCTGCCACCCTAGGTCATCCCGGAAGGCAAAAGTTTTGTCCCCTCCCCGCTGGTGTGGGGCAGCCGGTGTGACAGGTCCTGGGTTAGGAAGGGAGAGGGGGTGTCCCTtgtcctcagggagctcacaCAGCTGCTGAGGGAAGCAAGGTGACAGCACAGCCCACCCTCCTGCTGTGGTGGAAAAGGAGGTGATGCTCCAgagttggggaggggagggtctCTGGGCTGATGTTGGAGGTGGTTTTGATGGATTTCCAGCAGacgagggaaaggaaaggaaaagtgattataagaagaggaaacacTAAGAAGAAAGGTCTGAAAACACAGTGACACCTGCAATTTCAAGGCTGGTGAGAAATCCGCAGTGCGCGGAGCAGTAGCAAATGTAATGAGGAATAGGAgtcaggagggagaagggagaggaggatggGAGAGCACAGGCACGCCAGCACCCCCAAGAGGAGCGCCCCATGAGGGGGTCATTTGAACATAAACATGTACACTGGGATGACTGAAACTGAACTCAAGAACTAGTTTCTTCAGATCACCGTTTCTGATCTCATTCCAGATCCCTGTTTCTTTTACAGCTGTTACCTCCTGCACTTGGCTCCAGGGTGCTGTCCATGTCCATCAAGAAGTCCCCAAGCCATCTTGTGCAGTCTCCCATTGAGATGTAATGGAAGGACATGGTCACATCCTTGTCATTCTCCcacttttctttcatctttctggcTCCAGGATGAACCGTTGTCCACATTCTGTTCTCTGAGTCAAAGAGGAGGAAGACCTGTCCATCAAAACCGAACTGCCAAGATCCACTGCTGTGTCCTTCAGTTTTCTGCTCACAAGACATCCGGGCCTGCAGGGTGAGGGGTTCTGCCCCCATCAGAGAGAGATCAGCTCTGGTCTTGACAAATTTTATACCCACATCCTGTTCCCCTTACAATTTCCTGGCCTTACTCTCTCTGCCACATCTTGGCCTTGCCTCTAGACCTCTTGAGGGGTGAGAtgaccctccttttttttttttttttgagacggagtctcattctgtcacccaggctggatggagtgcagtggcacaatcttggctcactgcaagctccgcctcccgggttcacaccattctcctgcctcagcctcccaagtagctgggactacaggcgcccaccaccacgcctggctaattttttgtatttttagtacagatgggttttcactgtgttaaccaggatggtcttgatctcctgaccttgtgatccacctgccttggcctcccaaaatgctgagattacaggcttgagccaccgcgcccggcctttttttttttttttttttttcgagataaagtctcactctgttgcccaggttggactgcagtggcaccacctcagctttctgcagtctctgcctcctgggttcaagggatcctcctgcctcagtctcccaagtagctgggattacaggtgtgcatcaccacacccagcaaatttttgcatttttagtagagacagtgtttcaccatgttggtcaggctggtctcgaattcctgaccttgtgatcggcccacctcggcctcccgaagtgctgggattgtagtcatgagccaccgcgcccagcccccattTGTATTTTTACGTGAAAACTATAAATGCCTCTAACCTACCACTGTATCTGCTCCCTCCTGTCCTGGGCCATCTGAAACTTACCCCTGGGTGTGTAATTCTCCAGCTGAATGTCAAGCAGTTGCTCTGTGAGCATGTCCACCACCTCTCTCAGTACTGGGTTCTGTGCTTTCCAGGCCTTTGTGACATTTAGTTTCTTCCCCAGGGTACTGACGGATGTGACTGTCTTGTTGCCACAGTCATAGTGAAGAAAAGTCTTTTTATCCACCTGGCCTTGAACCGCACACCACTGTGGTCCAGGTCTGAACTTAGGGATGATGGTGATGTCATAGCAAAGAGAGTGAAGGTCTGTGGAGAAAGGCAGgtgaggggtgggtggggagagaaagaCCCCTAGTTAGCCCTCCTTCACACTGTGACAATAAGAGGACGCCTCTGGCAGGCTGGGCTGGCCTAGGAAGGATTTCCCCCTCCAGAACTGTGGTGTCCACAAGATTAAGGCGAGTGCTTGCCCCTCGCATGAGgacaaggaagaggaggaggaggaggaggaggaggaggaggaggaggaggaggtctcTGCCTGCTGAGAAACCACTTGTCCCCAAACATGTCCCACTGCCCCTCTGCCCACATTAGTCAAGACATGACCTTGCTAAAGGGGTGCCAGGACTGCTAGAGGAGGAAGGGCCTGGTTGGCAGAGGATCTTCAGCAGCAGCCCATGTGGactgtgggaggtgggagagggtgTGGGGGCTGCCCCTGAGTGTGCTGGTGCATGGTAGGATGGACTGAGGATGGAACCAGTTGGATAAAGAAGAATTAATTATCATGGTCACAAGATTTAACATGTTGGCAAAGCCCCTGGTGATGGCATGCATGTGCTATGAGGATGCCTCCCTGAAACCCTGGACAAAGGGATGGTCCACGcagcaagaaatagaaaatctgaatatctAAGGCAGGTAGTAGAGGGAGGGATCACGGGCTCAGAGAAGTGCCCATGCCAGAGGGGCCTAAGTGTGAAAATCCAGAACAATTTCCATCCACTGTGCTCATGGGAAACCTGGAGGACTCCTGCTTACCCAGCATATAAAGAAGGCCCCATGAGAAGGCATGGAATGAAGCTTAGGGATGCCTATTGCTGAAGACCAGGTTTGGCGGTAGGAGATGCTGTTCCAGAAATGGGCTCCCAGTAGTAATGGgatgaaaaattctgaaattacAGATTCCAGCTGGAGGCTGTCAACTGTCAGGAGCAAGGAGGGTGCAATGATGGAAATGATTAGAGAAGTCACAATGCCAACTGGGAACCTCAGTCATACAAAGTTATGCCCGTGGCTCATAGAACAAAGGGGTCCAAGGtccaaaagaaatggaaacccAACCTGGATACTGCTGGATTTAAATAATTACAAGAAACAGATAAAACAAATGATGGATGACCAGGAGGCTGAAAGTAGCCAGTCCATCAAGAACAAGGTGGCTTTGCCCAATTTGCAGAATGAAGCCACTTCTCAGACCCTGAACCCATGACTAGAAGAAGACACCAGTTTCTAGTGAGGAAGAACTCTTTAACCCGGCAGCAAGTACGATGAGTCCTTGTGACCTTCTCCAAAGATATTTATGGCAACCAAGAAACTGCACAAGCAGTTGGCCACCATCCCCAGGACACAACATGGCTGCACCCCCTCAACCTCAGATCACACCATCAGGGAAGGTCCCTGATGGTCCCCATGGACCATAGATGCCACTCAGCAGCAAAGGAGGGGAGAGTAAGCCCCTAACTATGGGACCCCCACTCCCATCACATCCACACCACCCAGAAGCCACAGGTAAGGTAGGACCGCTCTCCAACTGGCCCCCGAGACATCACTTGGAGATGACACCATAGGGGATGGGGCACTATTCACTGGGACACTGTAATCCCCTCATCTGGGATCAGCGACCTAGGACAGGGTCCAAATCTGGTCCCCCCTCATTTGCAGGTTGCCGTTGCCTGCTGTTGCTCTATAAAGGGACAGGACTGGACACAGGGACGGAGAACCCAAGGCCTGCAAAGATCACAGGGcatccttcctccctttctaAAAAGGCTTTGCTGACCTGTGTCTACACAGTGACTGTTCTCTATGACGCTGGCTCCCCAGTAGGAAGAACAGGCGAGTCCAGGCCCCAAGGGCAGAAGTGGGCGCCTCTACTCACCAGAGTTCCCAGGGTCTCCTGGAGGGAATGGTGCTTCCCATCCCGCCTGCACAGGTTCTGAGGGGAGGGGGTGTGTTTGCTGGGGTGTGTCCTCAGGCAAGAGGCAGAAGGTGCCGCATGGTGTAGGAAGTGGTGAGGGCCCCTTCATGGATGGGAGACCTCTAGGGTGACCAGCTGGGCTGAAGTGGGGAGTAAGAGGATGTGACCTGGGTGGTGGCAGTGGAtggtgaggggaggggtgggggtgtcTGCTGAGCTCCTGGGTGCAGGTGAATGTCTGCAGGAAAGTGCAGGGAAACATTCAAGGGCAGGGAGCCCTGGGGGTGCTGGAGGGTTCCTGTGGTGGAGAGCGGGTGAGAGCAGAGCAGGCCTGTGTCCCTGTGGAACGCTGCTTCACCCCTGTCCTGTCCCCAGCTCCGGTTCCCGGGGCTCTGATTTTTCCTTCCCGAAGGCGGCGGGGCTGCCAGGCTGCACCAGGGATCCCAGTTCCACCTCGCTCTCTGCAGCCCTCTGGCCCCTCCACCCTCCTGTCAGCCTCCTTTCCTCCCCGCTCCATTTCGCCTCTCCCCTGGCAAGAAGCAGCCTCGGGGAGTGGACCGGGCAGGAAGGAGCTGCCGATCGGAACTGAACGGGCGCTCAGTTCGGGGAGATCTCCCGCGTGCTTCCAGAAGCCTCCCCTCCTCTGAAACCTGCTGCCCCCCAGGTTTGGCCCCCGCCCCGCTTAAGCTCCATCCACTAACTCACCGTCTCCCCCAGTCTGGGACCAGCGCGGCAGCAGGAGCAGAAGCGGGAGGCACAGAAGGATCTTGGTAGCGGCGGCAGCCGTCATTGGGGAACCAGAGCGCTGGGGACAAGAGACTTGATGGAAGGGGAGCCTGGAAGACGAATCACCTCAAGGTTGAAAAGTAGGCTTATATATGGGGGCGCTCCATCCACGTTTCCCGCCGTTACATCCACGTTTCCCGCCGTTAGAAATACGGTTGTCTGCCCTGCAGGTGTCCCTCCCCTTTCCGGGTGTCCCTCCCCTTTGCCCCAGCCCCCTTCGGGTTGGTGTCTGAGTGTCGGCCCGGCCCCTGCCAG from Macaca fascicularis isolate 582-1 chromosome 4, T2T-MFA8v1.1 includes these protein-coding regions:
- the LOC102129566 gene encoding UL16-binding protein 2 isoform X1 codes for the protein MTAAAATKILLCLPLLLLLPRWSQTGGDDLHSLCYDITIIPKFRPGPQWCAVQGQVDKKTFLHYDCGNKTVTSVSTLGKKLNVTKAWKAQNPVLREVVDMLTEQLLDIQLENYTPREPLTLQARMSCEQKTEGHSSGSWQFGFDGQVFLLFDSENRMWTTVHPGARKMKEKWENDKDVTMSFHYISMGDCTRWLGDFLMDMDSTLEPSAGAPLTMSSGTTQLRATATTLILCCLLIILPCFILAGI